One Drechmeria coniospora strain ARSEF 6962 chromosome 01, whole genome shotgun sequence genomic region harbors:
- a CDS encoding hypothetical protein (related to fungal transcriptional regulatory protein) gives MASTSPPWQPHGQRRAWDINLHGCCEDLDESSRTDVGDHGFLEQGVLEERSGTNVGGRAYVFLDQGDSDEDEAIGGNANGIGIGNESRSRTVGGANAPAAPEGQIRDKGNYECRHDPHEVSLQQGQEPIQLEIYQHQHQHQQQQQQQQQQQQQQQQQQQQQQQQQQQQQQQQQQQQQQQQQQQQQQQQDRRKHPDGNHSHNHSYSHYRCRQGAQHPLVTPTVRSLCPSADTSSSTDAAWPSPPCSSFPMSNLTDPIFQDLDRNSRYYLAHFANCVCKDLVARDAPGSNPFRELIPLTNRHPLLLHILVATSAIHWSNIFRPITAVHAGLNDPGAYLAHLRAKDVVSRQALLDALIAKQKAMSHLQRVLDTLEPAGSEVALAAVHFFVKFDLIDLERNDDKGWQAHLEGASSMLSLLAPESVAGSSGRMLRDCVVTDCFIYHILGSTLASPSLAARIARYAFELLPVMKRTEVNCYLSCPAEILQVILAASRLSYETPCTDWSLSAANEALSLIEKALLFDIPAWASQLRRMPNVSDIESRAHVASAHRSAACLYIVQALPLARAAGRVDTDSLVGDILSHLSQVDVGDPYFKATSWPTFIAGAETREAEKRAWSLKRLFAIWETCSWGYIFTAIEMLKATWRMQDRQHDDPGAGVLNWLQGLKDMGFDYLIV, from the exons ATGGCTtcgacatcgccgccgtggcaACCACACGGCCAACGACGGGCTTGGGATATCAACCTTCATGGCTGTTGCGAGGATCTCGACGAGAGCTCCCGAACGGACGTCGGTGACCATGGATTTCTGGAGCAAGGGGTTCTGGAAGAACGCTCTGGGACGAATGTCGGTGGAAGAGCGTATGTCTTTCTAGACCAAGGAGACTCGGATGAAGATGAAGCTATTGGCGGAAACGCGAATGGGATCGGGATCGGGAACGAAAGCAGGAGCAGGACCGTCGGGGGTGCCAATGCACCTGCCGCTCCCGAGGGTCAAATTCGAGATAAAGGTAATTACGAGTGCAGGCACGACCCGCATGAGGTATCGTTGCAACAGGGGCAGGAGCCAATTCAACTTGAAATCTATCaacaccagcaccagcaccagcaacagcaacagcaacagcaacagcaacagcaacagcaacagcaacagcaacagcaacagcagcagcaacagcaacagcaacagcaacagcaacagcaacagcaacagcagcagcagcagcagcagcagcagcagcagcaggaccGCCGCAAGCATCCCGATGGCAATCATAGTCATAATCATAGCTACAGTCACTACCGTTGCCGGCAAGGTGCCCAACATCCATTGGTGACGCCAACCGTCAGGAGTTTGTGTCCTTCGGCAGAcacctcgtcgagcaccgACGCAGCATGGCCTTCCCCGCCCTGCAGCAGCTTTCCCATGAGTAACCTGACGGATCCCATCTTCCAGGACCTTGACCGAAACTCACGATACTATCTAGCCCACT TTGCCAATTGTGTCTGCAAGGACCTCGTCGCTCGGGATGCCCCCGGCAGTAACCCATTCCGCGAGCTCATCCCGCTCACCAACAGGCATCCTCTGCTCCTCCACATTCTCGTAGCCACGTCCGCCATCCACTGGTCCAACATCTTCCGGCCCATCACCGCCGTCCATGCGGGACTCAACGACCCTGGTGCCTACCTCGCGCACCTGAGGGCCAAGGACGTCGTTTCTCGTCAGGCCCTTCTCGATGCTCTCATCGCCAAGCAAAAGGCCATGTCTCACCTCCAACGCGTCCTCGACACCCTTGAGCCCGCGGGAAGCGAGGTGGCGCTGGCGGCCGTGCACTTTTTTGTCAAGTTCGACctcatcgacctcgagagGAACGACGACAAGGGCTGGCAGGCCCACCTCGAAGGCGCAAGCAGCATGCTCTCCCTTCTCGCCCCCGAAAGTGTCGCCGGTTCGTCGGGCAGGATGCTGCGGGACTGCGTCGTAACCGACTGCTTCAT ATATCACATCCTCGGCTCcaccctcgcctcgccttccctcgccgcccgcatCGCTCGATATGCATTTGAGCTGCTGCCCGTCATGAAGAGGACCGAGGTCAACTGCTATCTCTCTTGCCCCGCCGAGATCCTTCAAGTCATCCTAGCCGCCTCCCGGCTCTCGTACGAAACGCCCTGCACGGACTGGTCCCTGTCGGCCGCCAACGAGGCGCTCTCTCTCATCGAAAAGGCCCTTCTCTTCGACATACCCGCCTGGGCCTCGCAGCTGAGGCGCATGCCCAACGTGTCCGACATCGAGAGTCGTGCCCATGTCGCGTCGGCACACCGTTCGGCCGCCTGCCTGTACATCGTCCAGGCGCTGCCCTTGGCACGGGCCGCCGGTCGAGTAGACACCGACTCTCTCGTGGGGGACATTCTCAGCCACCTGAGCCAGGTGGACGTTGGCGACCCCTACTTCAAGGCTACCTCCTGGCCCACCTTCATCGCCGGTGCCGAAAcgcgcgaggccgagaagagAGCCTGGTCGCTGAAGCGCCTCTTTGCCATCTGGGAGACATGCTCGTGGGGCTACATCTTCACCGCCATCGAGATGCTCAAGGCGACGTGGAGAATGCAGGATCGCCAGCACGATGACCCAGGCGCCGGTGTGTTAAATTGGTTGCAAGGTCTCAAAGA
- a CDS encoding ubiE/COQ5 methyltransferase gives MVRKSEAATYTHGHHASVLRSHTWRTAQNSAAYLLPHLKAGMKILDIGCGPGTITVDLAAYVPDGHVTGLERAADVLVKARELAEQRGLTNVDFVQGDANALHFGDDTFDVVCCHQVLQHVNDAVGVLREMRRVAKPGAIVAARESDYGSFAWYPDLDGMEDWRALYRKLAKFNGGEPDAGRMIHAWAREAGFDAASMACSSTSWCYSTKDEIDWWSGLWAERTVASAFAKTAVEGGIATTEELETVARVWRRWGELENAWFSVPSGEVICRK, from the coding sequence ATGGTCCGCAAATCGGAAGCGGCGACGTATACCCACGGCCATCATGCGTCCGTCCTGCGCTCCCACACCTGGCGCACGGCCCAAAACTCGGCCGCCTACCTCTTGCCTCACCTCAAGGCCGGCATGAAGATTCTCGACATCGGCTGCGGCCCCGGCACCATCACCGTTGATCTGGCTGCCTACGTGCCCGACGGCCACGTCACGGGGCTCGAacgggccgccgacgtgctcgtcaaggcccgcgagctcgccgagcagaGGGGCCTGACAAACGTCGACTTTGTCCAAGGCGACGCCAACGCTCTCCACTTTGGCGACGACACCTTCGACGTCGTCTGCTGCCACCAAGTCCTCCAGCACgtcaacgacgccgtcggaGTTCTCAGGGAGATGCGGCGGGTCGCCAAGCcgggcgccatcgtcgccgcccgcgagTCCGACTACGGCTCCTTCGCCTGGTACCCCGACCTCGATGGCATGGAAGACTGGCGCGCCCTCTATCGGAAGCTGGCCAAGTTCAACGGCGGCGaacccgacgccggccgtaTGATCCACGCCTGGGCCCGCGAAGCCGGCTTCGATGCGGCGAGCATGGCCTGCAGCTCCACGAGCTGGTGCTACAGCACCAAGGATGAGATTGATTGGTGGTCGGGCCTGTGGGCCGAGAGAACCGTCGCTTCGGCCTTTGCCAAaaccgccgtcgagggaggCATCGCCACcaccgaggagctcgagacgGTTGCCCGCGTGTGGAGACGATGGGGAGAGCTGGAAAATGCTTGGTTTTCCGTTCCCTCGGGCGAAGTCATCTGTCGGAAATAG